The Glycine soja cultivar W05 chromosome 9, ASM419377v2, whole genome shotgun sequence sequence AAAACTACATCACCGTCACCGTCACCGCCAGCGCCTCCGTGGTCAAGCGGTGGCTCTCCTCCACGCTCTACTTCAACCGCTACTTCGTCGACCAGGAGCGCCTCGTTGTCGGCCTCGGCGTGCAGTGGACTCGCGGCGGCCACGATCCTCCGCCGGACACGCTTCAGCTCTGCGTCGGCCGCCGCTGCCTCATCTTCCAGCTCGCGCACGCCGACTACGTGCCGGAGAGCCTCCGCACGTTCCTGAACGATCCTTCGCACACCTTCGTCGGATTCTGGAACCACTCCGATCGCCTTAAGCTCGCGTGTTCGGAGCACGAGTTGGAGATGGCGATGGATCCTCTGGATCTGAGGCTCTGCTTCGAGAGCCTCACGCGGGATTCGGTGGAAACGATCGTAGCGAAGTGCCTCGGTTACCGAGTGCCGCAGCGGAGAGACATAAGCGTGAGCGCGTGGTATGTTGAATATCTCAGCAACGATCAAGTTGCTTATGCGACGGTTGATGCTTTCTGCGCGTTCCTCATCGGTAGGAATATCAGAGCCTGGCAATTCATCTGTCAGTAACAACAGGTATTTAATTAACCTACTCTTTTTCGTGCTTATTTAGAAgctttatttaatttcaatgtTTTGTAGTTCATGATGTATATCGTTACAGGTAGCGTAGCGTACTGTAGTATTTGTCAAGCATGCATGCCTTGTTTTGAGTTTCGCCGGTTGAATCAATGGTATTGACGGTGATGGAAGTGATTTTGGATTTCGTGACTGTTCTGAATCTGCCGGCGATTTTCAGTTTTTGCTTTATCTCTTTTCTAggttattttgatttttcattgATGATGATTTGATAGTGTACTTGTTGTTTCCATCTCTGGCATGTGCTTGTTTTTTATGCGAGTGCAGAACTGATAAATCAGCTTTTACCTTTGTTTATGGTCTTTCATCCTGCGTTCATTACTGCCAAACGGTTTTCgaataaaatagaaatcaaatggCCTTTAGTTTTTGAAACTGTGATGCTATTGTTTTAAACCTTACATTTaacgaaattaaaaataaagtaattgaattgaattgaatttgctgtttattttaattatttatatttatatttatactttCATCTTGCCTATAACTATGGATCAACAGATTACAATTTtggagtttttttaattattaattttagggactaaaataacACTGAATTAGATAAAGTTAACTATTTACTTGAAAAAATGATGAGTTTAATTCACTTGAGGAATGAGgagaatagaaaataaatgtaAAGCAAAGTAAATATGAAAAGTTagtaacaaaaccaaaagatgcCAAAAATGATTAGAGAAAGCAAATGAGTGAGAAATAATCGTTGATACACCAAGTACGAGAGATTTGTATTTGAATTAGAGGGAATATCATGTTATTTTTGAAAACTGATTTAGATCATTTAGGTCAGTTCGGGATGGTTatgtattttctaattttagttttaaaaaatattttttgaaaataaaatgtttttttacaagaaaaataaaatatgttaggaTATAATGAAACGGAGTTTTTTCctcttcttaattttaaaacacttttatcaagttttgaaaacaataaactatttttttcttcttattttaatttttagtttcatacCGTACTCTTTCGGCCTCGTGCTGATCATCTCATACTTTTAAGTCTCTCCGGAAAAATTGTGTACTTTTCTAGTCATTTGTTCGATGGCCGAAAAATAGTAACCCATAACACTCTCGTAACCCCCACTCTTTTATTAGGTTCGCAATAATCATTAAAGATGCACCGTTTATGAGACAACCGTATCAATGAGATTAATGAGTAATAAAGACGAGGGGCGTGATTGTTATGGAGGGGAGAAAAGAATTTTGTCAATAACAACTCCTTAGTTAGAGATAGGAAAATAGATCACACTTGTCTCATATGGGATATGACAACAAAACtttgaaaaattaatgtgtAGAGAAATGTTTCTTTGCCGTATACTAATATACAGAGAGAGATAaaagtaatagaaaaaaaataaaatagatgcaACATCTATTTGATGTAGCAAAAGAGACAAATAGATACAAATAAAGGGTGTCAATGGTCAATGAGGTATCTAAAATATTGAAGTATTTAAATATCATTACTTGAATTTACAAGGCACCCAGGTAAAGATCCAACCATATATAGCTTGTTTGGTTGCACGTCCTAACAAGTAAGAATTCACGTCAAAGGAAAAGCTAAAGAGAGTAGTAGCTCTTGTGGTATTGAAGGATTGAATGAATTTGAAACCAAACATGCGCTCAAACGTTGGGAGGGTATGTAAAATCGAAGATGACCCGAAGAGAGAACTGAAATTTCGATTGAGCATTGTATCCATTATGACTAATAACATGCgtgtattaaatttaatttttattgaattaattcCAAAATTATGTTGAAGACAAAGCAACAAATCattgtgttttttaataattttttcatcataATTTTGGATCCCAAAATTGATTATGGTAACTATTTAAACATTCTATGAATAAACTATGCTCCTCAAATGACTTTTCATTCCAACATAATATGTCATGTAggaatttttttcacttttataataattattttaaagttaaataaatctttttaattgGCTAATATCATAACAATTGCTTACATTGTTAGTACATATTtattaaagcattttttttattagatagaTTGAGAATTTTATATGATGTTTTAGtacaaaattcttttaaattaagaatttaattgaaacactattaaaattaaacctttcagatatttttttaaaaaatataaaccatttcattttcaaacttatatgtttttaatcaaatttaacagTAAAGGTAAAAATAATTCATGTTGAAGTTTGCAAATATCCACACAGAGAAATGGAATTCAAAATCTAACCCAAGTTTATATCTTTTCTTCTCATTGTCCATAATAGTTCCTTTTCaattgctttattttattttattttaactagaAGGTGTTTGCGTGCAAAACTCCAAAATGTCCAGTCCCAATGGatagaaaaagatgaagaaaagagagaaaagaaggaaagtaaaaacagaatgaaaaaaaaaaaaagcgttAGAGCACTGTCCAGTCGAACAGTTCCAAAAGGGTCGTGCTAAATTCAAGCCTTTTGTTCAAAATGTGAGTGAGGTAAGTTATAACATATAGAAAATATTCGTATTCACATCAACATGCATAAAACTCCTAATGCTTATAGCTTCAAACCCAATGT is a genomic window containing:
- the LOC114425667 gene encoding uncharacterized protein LOC114425667 yields the protein MASVTYIERRYNHDIYTVCLAENYITVTVTASASVVKRWLSSTLYFNRYFVDQERLVVGLGVQWTRGGHDPPPDTLQLCVGRRCLIFQLAHADYVPESLRTFLNDPSHTFVGFWNHSDRLKLACSEHELEMAMDPLDLRLCFESLTRDSVETIVAKCLGYRVPQRRDISVSAWYVEYLSNDQVAYATVDAFCAFLIGRNIRAWQFICQ